The region GGGGAAGGAGGCTTGCGACGAACTGCCCGGCCGAGCCTTGCGCAGGCCGGCGCGGGACGACGCCGGATGGTGTTATGTCCAGGGGGTTCGAGACGTCGAGAAGCACCTTCCCGGCAAGCGCGTCGCCCAGTTCAGAGATCACCGCCCGCTGCGCGGAGTCCCAGGGCGTGGTGAGGATGATCAGCTCGTTCGCGGAAGCCGCTGCCGCGAGAGTGGGCGCGACCGTCACCTCGGCCGCGCCAGTCGCGGCTTGCCGCACGCTCGCTGCCGCAAGGTCCGCCTTCTGCGGCCGGTGGTGGTACAAAGTCACGCCGACCCCGTGCGAGGCGAAGAGCCGGGCGATCGCCGAGCCGTGCCGGCCCGGGCCGATAAGCGTGATAGCCGCCATGTCAGCTCGCCTCTCCCTTCCCGGGAAGCAGCGGGTTGTCCGATAGGTCGAGTACGAGCTTTCCTCTCGCATGTTTCGCATCCAGCCGCCGGTGTGCTTCCACGATGTCCTTGAACGGCACCGTCTCGACGGGGAAGGTCAGTGAGCCGGTCACGACCGCGTCCAGAAGCTGG is a window of Streptomyces mirabilis DNA encoding:
- a CDS encoding NADPH-dependent F420 reductase encodes the protein MAAITLIGPGRHGSAIARLFASHGVGVTLYHHRPQKADLAAASVRQAATGAAEVTVAPTLAAAASANELIILTTPWDSAQRAVISELGDALAGKVLLDVSNPLDITPSGVVPRRPAQGSAGQFVASLLPRGAGQAKAFSNLPTVAIAEGADRDPLAVLPFAADSHATAELVRPYLAATGWLPWLIGDISRSAALEIGGELNVVQGRWGRARLDAEQMLAYWGPEATIISAPNLG